Within Vicia villosa cultivar HV-30 ecotype Madison, WI linkage group LG1, Vvil1.0, whole genome shotgun sequence, the genomic segment agccatttctttgacaatatcctctagtgaaggttcagaAGGTGCACAACACATAACCTCAAATtcattcagatgcttatgcggatcctcacctgcaaaaccattaaacctaggcaacaaatgtattaatccagatttcaattcaaaaggtacatcaacatcaggatactcaatgcataagttcgcatcaggggcagccaactgccttaaggttctttgttcagccatgttatcaacaaacacagaaataccaaCTATGACCCAAACAGgcaaaaacaaatagaaagaagaaaaacggttaaaataaattcataaaaatataaaaacactaaATTTATTCTAACTAatacaaataagaattttgggaatttttttggattttttcgactctatgaaaacagtaaaaaattcattaaaaatagaaaaacgatgaatttggcgatttggagtcgaattcccttactctattagagtaagggagtattgatcgcacaaTTGTTTTGCTCCCAGTAGGCAAAAAACAGATTATCGATCAGactcaatttccaaaaaaaactattttttcgactCAAAAAGGCGTTGTGGCCGAAACCGCAaggaacctatggcctaaacgcacaaacacttAACCTAAGACTCTAGAATTAGTTAATAATGATAAGAATCCCCGGCatcggcgccaatttgatccgctgtcgcgcacggatcaaaacgcgttattttgaaaaaaccgtagatagcgacaagtgactcaagtatcgtatcgcaaggattctcgttgattattaaccaaaggtaaatcgatttaggggggttgttttagaatcaatttataaaacagagtaaattaagtgattatcaaaataagctaaacgactaatcctactgattcgggttccgacttatcatcggttataataacaccaatccctaaacgaCTTCAATcatattcgattatgagattaatcagacaagcgctcatcaaaatcatacgagttatgttcctatttaccgaattaagcaaacggttaagaatatgacgagttaacgaattaagcaaacgataacacgcaattaaatttaggaacatgcatacaatcgaatttaatcaattatattctatgaacaacaatcgaattaagcaaacaattgtaatcaaattaagaaaatgatttcatagaaaagaattgaacataaatcgaatttaaattagtattagaataacctcaaagcaatgaaACCCATAAGCAgtaggatttgccttcgggaattagttcttcattctaatcatgaaaccaaaagtaaaatttgtggcaaaaaaaaggtctcaaaattatttggtgaaaaGTGTATGGTGATAATGAACAGTGGCGGCCAGCCCTAGGTACATCAGCCAAAAACGTTTtcgacccaactgggtcaaattacaaaacccaggcccactacttaacgacccaaaaactgaaaataaaatagtgttgcagcttcaaacgcaaatctgggaaatataggttccgaatctgactttgactccaacatgaaagtcgtagctctctttcttagctttccggcgattattagaacgcctcaatcggattcccgtagctccagttatgatcattttagtgcagactgctaatgctgaaaattaagtgcgaaaatcaaataaaggcaaaaataaactaaattataaaaacacattaaaatagaaaaataaccaaggtaaagtaaagaaatgcctaagtaaaaatataggagaatgtgcataaatatgcactgatcagTAAGTAGCACACTTGAAGTCATCAAAATActacaaaataatataacatggtatgtttaagttaaaactatttaataatatgagaaatatgtgttaaatattaaaataactctTAAGTTAGAAATCCATACCTTGGACGGAATCTCTATTTGATTCGAAAGaagaatttctttcataaactgcAACATGTAAAAACCGCAATCTACTTCATTACGCTGCCCAGGACACTACACATGGAAAGAAAATATGGATAAGGGCTAAGTTTTATCACGTATATATCATCACtatttatataatcaaaattgtgataattaattaatatacctCCACTTGAATCCATGTGATGTTGTTGGCTTTACTCTTTGGTACTTGACTTCCTCTTTGTGCTCGAAAAACTTGTATAACGCTAATAAAACATAAACGCATAATTTAAAACAAttcccataaataaataaatatacacacgaatatttagaacaatctcacttacgtatcaacCAACTTCTTCATAGCTTCGTATGTACTAACTGGATTGTGTAAGGAATCCAGAAAATATACAACTTCACTGATAGGATTAATCGCGACCAACAACCAATGTCCACTGTAAGGCAAAACAAATGTGAGATGAAAACTTTTTACACAatgtaaaaatatgaaaaattataatagatGAATTTAGAATTAAAGTCTAACCCGTTGCCGGTATTAAATGGTAGAAAGAACAACTTTTCTGAATTTATGCTGGCCATAAAACGGTTGAGTACATACGCCATGACTTCATCCGGTTTAGATATGATTAACCCTAAGTTGGTAATGAAGGGAGCTAAGAAAGCGAATCTTTGCCTCAATCCAGTCAGGTGCATCAATTTTTCATACAAAAACCTTAAATAAAAGACCTCATTAACATTTGAAATGAGTAAATGAATTGTTcatttaattaaacaaattagaTCGAATATACCTTATGTATGTATCAATAACACTGAGGCCTAATTGCGTATGTTCAAAAATTTGTTCAAAATCCTCCATACCAATTGTTTCTTGATGCTCAATACCAAACACATCTTCCTCCATAGGTACAAGACGGGTGTTTCCTTGCGGAATATCAGAGAGTTCTAAAGAAGTTAAAAGGCACGACCTAAACTTACTGGGATTAGGTTTTTTCTTAGCCGCGATCTTAGCAACAACCTTTTCAGGCTTCTTACCCTTACTGACATCTTCAATCTCTTTAGCATGCATCTAATTAAAGATCATATAATTAGTTAGGTGAAATATAAGATCACGAATTAACATTTTTCAtgcataaatatcatataattgtgATGTACCTGTTTTATTGATGCAACTGACTCGATTTTCCGCGGAGGCTCCTTGTCTTTTGCTTTGGATTTTGTTGGAGTCTTATTAACATAACCATGTAAAAA encodes:
- the LOC131647871 gene encoding uncharacterized protein LOC131647871, whose product is MHAKEIEDVSKGKKPEKVVAKIAAKKKPNPSKFRSCLLTSLELSDIPQGNTRLVPMEEDVFGIEHQETIGMEDFEQIFEHTQLGLSVIDTYIRFLYEKLMHLTGLRQRFAFLAPFITNLGLIISKPDEVMAYVLNRFMASINSEKLFFLPFNTGNGGHWLLVAINPISEVVYFLDSLHNPVSTYEAMKKLVDTVIQVFRAQRGSQVPKSKANNITWIQVECPGQRNEVDCGFYMLQFMKEILLSNQIEIPSKYFDDFKCATY